Proteins encoded by one window of Aphidius gifuensis isolate YNYX2018 linkage group LG2, ASM1490517v1, whole genome shotgun sequence:
- the LOC122849695 gene encoding uncharacterized protein LOC122849695, with protein sequence MAEENRGGRPSISSRFKRHLGESPFFCKIIELLLCVISVGLFTGPFNNHLMPNLNHAGIIYVATCGFILINAVIVICYLLGEKIGKKTSLTFCGLGALLCLIAGLILINDKINYQDNYITRYEDEYLGQMMASAVFVLLASGVFIIDIYLTNKYD encoded by the exons ATGGCTGAGGAAAATCGTGGAGGCAGACCAAGCATCTCTTCGAGATTCAAACGACACCTTGGGGAGTCACcgtttttttgcaaaattattgaactt CTACTTTGTGTGATATCAGTTGGTTTATTCACTGGTCCATTCAACAATCATCTAATGCCAAATTTAAATCATGCTGGAATTATTTATGTTGCAACGTGTGGATTTATTCTGATCAATGCTGTTATCGTGATATGTTATTTACTTGGTGAAAAAATTGGCAAAAAAACG tcGCTGACCTTCTGTGGACTTGGTGCATTATTATGCCTTATTGCCGGCTTAATTCTTATTaatgacaaaattaattaccaaGATAATTATATAACACGATATGAAGACGAATACTTGGGGCAAATGATGGCAAGTGCAGTATTTGTTTTACTTGCATCAGGAGTTttcattattgatatttatttaacaaataaatatgattaa
- the LOC122849694 gene encoding putative uncharacterized protein DDB_G0277255 isoform X2 → MMNYYYNSDMQLGIIKDSKYSLSWSKIASNSKFSFLKNLVHVAAFYFAVVAALWCVPSCLYNRISETGQAVVLTLVDTASAELQNLAEPHLSSSDVHLKTAKNLSITLSNSIETNTDTLVSQLPHTTSTIYLSNENTNNDTDIKNNNLLNENIIDKSKNDDKNYINDNLNNEKNIKTTENIQIPSSIEFDDTKFINNNDDNGVGVGGVGTGGSGSVIIDGIVNKVGTDNHEDIPSFSEWAQKRLEEAEKKKNHQNASIQNTSNNSKNIGNLKVRSKNYASPDCGAKIVAVNPESRSARSVLVSTRDEYMLNTCTTRVWFVVELCEAIQAKKIEIANFELFSSSPKDFSVFVSDRFTTRDWSLVGQFTAQDERDIQSFTLKPHLFGKFIKIELHSHYGSEHFCPISLFRAYGTSEFEVLETETEVQEIIDNDNINNSNIDNDDDDDDDEEIFDNNGNDSSRNLFGSARDAVIRIVKKAAGVLVKNDNGDNKTFNQINNDNINNNSSNIKVLFNNCITPKYNIICNNCTDNIFDKIYQLISCRINYLNEIINIPLVNNTLYNTDVCYNYGINNTLLINNFDNTKKLLFLKAIYSNEYIISLCNLLAMKNNVLLVNLTNEKIIEKPNVTLSLSASSSSASASASLPSLSLPALVNNVDSSNKITESIITQATIDCNTEKDSLNCRQSTVASLSSSASASSSSSSSSSLSSSSSSSKDSNVIQSDASVADVPDVNTGLIKDSKNIENTASTIIIGTQIKPSKTLTKNDYKRESSIPNLEPSKDIVDEILQDNVLTTTPSPFPSNSATVNQKIIEESTIYGTQTDTITQSTSQISSQNVIDTNNYDNTIIDLNIKSDDSNQQVKQDDKKEKLKDTDDSNINSHENLNDDTLLSDLREFENSDTLINNPSIITQQQQQQQQQQQQPTASTPQQKESVFLRLSNRIKALERNMSLSGQYLEELSKRYKKQVEEMQKTFERTTITMNEEFKKNEERDNKKIDEIIILKKQLSLLSDTIELIINEHNSWSNKLSTFGQHIVFIFIEIIILVLIITYCRKTNNNFDDIKTKKIIKNTTINSNNCHLNSKDKTRRKSTESSICSNNNKEIKKRRPSEIASRISGNYRDLMIDTNTEMKNDKKRKKKRESLMRLGSNIETKRDNIDIYLPSRRSLSVDTHNYRDKIDEQLFEKSDSAPDCQHNINDNYKINDNVNKNFILIDEIDHSNNLIIDNLIDQFYDDSKDTIDDNDGIKNTQRGLSILKNTKLRSSFMKTALRSRSKRNDKSSDNSNLPSSKNKLDKWESHSKSSIGSRSDHDSSSFNLNNSIDLSLINNSQNGNYNNGVSEDSECSSTTPINGKKIKKESGLRKMVRKFF, encoded by the exons atgatgaattattattacaactcGGATATGCAACTGGGTATAATTAAAGATTCGAAATATTCATTATCATGGAGTAAAATAGCAAGTAATTcgaaatttagttttttgaaaaatcttgttcATGTTGCTGCATTTTATTTTGCTGTTGTTGCAGCATTATGGTGTGTTCCTAGTTGTCTTTATAATCG TATATCCGAGACTGGCCAAGCAGTTGTGCTGACTCTTGTTGATACAGCATCAGCAGAACTTCAAAATTTAGCTGAACcacatttatcatcatcagatgTACATCTAAAAAcagctaaaaatttatcaattacattatcaaattcaattgaaacTAATACAGATACACTAGTCTCACAATTACCTCatacaacatcaacaatttatttatcaaatgaaaatactaataatgatacagatattaaaaataataatttattaaatgaaaatatcattgataaatctaaaaatgatgataaaaattatattaatgataatttaaataatgaaaaaaatataaaaacaacagaaaatatacaaataccatcatcaattgaatttgatgatacaaaatttatcaataataatgatgacaatggtgttggtgttggtggtgttggtaCTGGTGGTAGTGGTAGTGTTATTATTGATGGAATTGTTAATAAAGTTGGTACAGATAATCATGAAGATATACCATCATTTAGTGAATGGGCACAAAAACGTCTTGaagaagctgaaaaaaaaaaaaatcatcaaaatgcatcaatacaaaatacaagtaataattcaaaaaatattggtaatttaaaagttagATCTAAAAATTATGCATCACCAGATTGTGGTGCTAAAATTGTTGCTGTTAATCCAGAATCAAGAAGTGCTAGAAGTGTACTTGTATCAACACGTGATGAATATATGTTAAATACATGTACAACACGTGTATggtttgttgttgaattatgtGAAGCAAtacaagctaaaaaaattgaaattgcaaattttgaattatttagtTCATCACCAAAAGATTTTTCAGTATTTGTTAGTGATCGTTTTACAACACGTGATTGGAGTTTAGTTGGACAATTTACAGCTCAAGATGAACGTGATATACAATCATTTACATTAAAACCACatttatttggtaaatttattaaaattgaattacatTCACATTATGGTAGTGAACATTTTTGTCCAATATCATTATTTCGTGCTTATGGTACATCAGAATTTGAAGTATTAGAAACAGAAACTGAAGTAcaagaaataattgataatgataatattaataatagtaatattgataatgatgatgatgatgatgatgatgaagaaatatttgataataatggtaatgATTCATCAAGAAATTTATTTGGTAGTGCTAGAGATGCTGTTATTAGAATTGTTAAAAAAGCTGCTGGAGTATtagttaaaaatgataatggtgataataaaacatttaatcaaattaataatgataatattaataataatagtagtaatATTAAggtattatttaacaattgtataacaccaaaatataatattatttgtaataattgtacagataatatatttgataaaatttatcaattaataagttgtcgtattaattatttaaatgaaattattaatataccaCTTGTGAATAATACACTTTACAATACTGATGTATGTTATAATTAtggtattaataatacattattaattaataattttgataatacaaaaaaattgttatttttaaaagctatttattcaaatgaatatattatttctttgtgTAATTTATTGGCAATGAAAAACAATGTATTGTTAGTAAATTTaactaatgaaaaaattattgaaaagccTAATGTAACATTGTCattatcagcatcatcatcatcagcatcagcaTCAGCATCGTTGCCATCGTTATCATTGCCAGCGTTGGTTAATAATGTTGATagctcaaataaaattacagaaaGTATAATAACACAAGCAACAATTGATTGTAATACTGAAAAAGATTCTTTAAATTGTCGTCAGTCAACTGTtgcatcattatcatcatcagcatcagcatcatcatcttcGTCATCGTCGTCGTCCTtatcgtcgtcgtcgtcgtcatcAAAAGATTCAAATGTTATACAATCAGATGCATCAGTAGCTGATGTTCCTGATGTAAACACAGGCCTAATAAAAgatagtaaaaatattgaaaatacagcatcaacaataatcattggtacacaaataaaaccatcaaaaacattaactaaaaatgattataaacgTGAATCATCAATTCCAAATTTAGAACCAAGTAAAGATAtagttgatgaaattttacaagataatgtattaacaacaacaccatcacCATTTCCATCAAATTCAGCAAcagtaaatcaaaaaataattgaagagtCAACAATATATGGTACACAAACAGATACAATAACACAATCAACATCACAAATATCATCACAAAATGTTATTGATAccaataattatgataatacaattattgatttaaatattaaatcagaTGATAGTAATCAACAAGTTAaacaagatgataaaaaagaaaaattaaaagataccgatgatagtaatattaattcacatgaaaatttaaatgatgatacattattatctgatttacgtgaatttgaaaatagtgatacattaattaataatccatcaataataacacaacaacaacaacaacaacaacaacaacaacaacaaccaacaGCAAGTACACCACAACAAAAAGAATCAGTTTTTTTAAGATTATCAAATAGAATAAAAGCACTTGAAAGAAATATGTCATTAAGTGGACAATATTTAGAAGAATTAAGTAAACgttataaaaaacaagttgaaGAAATgcaaaaaacatttgaaagaacaacaataacaatgaatgaagaatttaaaaaaaatgaagaaagagataataaaaaaattgatgaaataattatattaaaaaaacaattatcattattaagtgatacaattgaattaattataaatgaacataatagttggagtaataaattatcaacatttgGACAacatattgtatttatatttattgaaataataatacttgtattaataataacatattgtcgtaaaacaaataataattttgatgatattaaaacaaaaaaaataattaaaaatactacaATAAACAGtaataattgtcatttaaatagCAAAGATAAAACAAGAAGAAAAAGTACTGAATCATCAATatgtagtaataataataaagaaataaaaaaacgtcgACCATCAGAAATTGCATCACGTATTAGTGGTAATTATCGTGATTTAATGATTGATACAAATactgaaatgaaaaatgataaaaaaagaaaaaaaaaaagagaatcaTTAATGAGGCTAGGCTCaaatattgaaacaaaaagagataatattgatatttatttaccatCAAGAAGATCATTGTCTGTTGATACACATAATTATcgtgataaaattgatgaacaattatttgaaaaatcagaTTCAGCACCAGATTGTCAACacaatattaatgataattataaaattaatgataatgttaataaaaattttatattaattgatgaaattgatcattcaaataatttgataattgataatttgattGATCAATTTTATGACGATTCAAAAGATactattgatgataatgatgggATTAAAAATACACAACGTGGTttaagtatattaaaaaatacaaaattacgTTCGTCATTTATGAAAACAGCATTGAGATCAAGAAGTAAACGAAATGATAAATCAAgtgataattcaaatttaccatcgtcaaaaaataaattagataaatgGGAAAGTCATTCGAAAAGTTCAATTGGTTCAAGATCTGATCATGATAGtagttcatttaatttaaataattcaattgatttatcattaataaataacagtcaaaatggtaattataataatggtgTTTCTGAAGACTCTGAGTGTTCAAGTACAACAccaattaatggaaaaaaaattaaaaaagaaagtgGACTCAGAAAAATggttagaaaatttttttga
- the LOC122849694 gene encoding putative uncharacterized protein DDB_G0277255 isoform X1, with amino-acid sequence MKLCCIYWILLLISFTSSCLLFLIVASESTNENLVKKIDDKSVTSNVTIIEKLNNHGENIEDNFQYEIQPEISEITTEVPKNSQENGYGCSDNPNENEENLSSNIFEESLTQQPNLSQGISETGQAVVLTLVDTASAELQNLAEPHLSSSDVHLKTAKNLSITLSNSIETNTDTLVSQLPHTTSTIYLSNENTNNDTDIKNNNLLNENIIDKSKNDDKNYINDNLNNEKNIKTTENIQIPSSIEFDDTKFINNNDDNGVGVGGVGTGGSGSVIIDGIVNKVGTDNHEDIPSFSEWAQKRLEEAEKKKNHQNASIQNTSNNSKNIGNLKVRSKNYASPDCGAKIVAVNPESRSARSVLVSTRDEYMLNTCTTRVWFVVELCEAIQAKKIEIANFELFSSSPKDFSVFVSDRFTTRDWSLVGQFTAQDERDIQSFTLKPHLFGKFIKIELHSHYGSEHFCPISLFRAYGTSEFEVLETETEVQEIIDNDNINNSNIDNDDDDDDDEEIFDNNGNDSSRNLFGSARDAVIRIVKKAAGVLVKNDNGDNKTFNQINNDNINNNSSNIKVLFNNCITPKYNIICNNCTDNIFDKIYQLISCRINYLNEIINIPLVNNTLYNTDVCYNYGINNTLLINNFDNTKKLLFLKAIYSNEYIISLCNLLAMKNNVLLVNLTNEKIIEKPNVTLSLSASSSSASASASLPSLSLPALVNNVDSSNKITESIITQATIDCNTEKDSLNCRQSTVASLSSSASASSSSSSSSSLSSSSSSSKDSNVIQSDASVADVPDVNTGLIKDSKNIENTASTIIIGTQIKPSKTLTKNDYKRESSIPNLEPSKDIVDEILQDNVLTTTPSPFPSNSATVNQKIIEESTIYGTQTDTITQSTSQISSQNVIDTNNYDNTIIDLNIKSDDSNQQVKQDDKKEKLKDTDDSNINSHENLNDDTLLSDLREFENSDTLINNPSIITQQQQQQQQQQQQPTASTPQQKESVFLRLSNRIKALERNMSLSGQYLEELSKRYKKQVEEMQKTFERTTITMNEEFKKNEERDNKKIDEIIILKKQLSLLSDTIELIINEHNSWSNKLSTFGQHIVFIFIEIIILVLIITYCRKTNNNFDDIKTKKIIKNTTINSNNCHLNSKDKTRRKSTESSICSNNNKEIKKRRPSEIASRISGNYRDLMIDTNTEMKNDKKRKKKRESLMRLGSNIETKRDNIDIYLPSRRSLSVDTHNYRDKIDEQLFEKSDSAPDCQHNINDNYKINDNVNKNFILIDEIDHSNNLIIDNLIDQFYDDSKDTIDDNDGIKNTQRGLSILKNTKLRSSFMKTALRSRSKRNDKSSDNSNLPSSKNKLDKWESHSKSSIGSRSDHDSSSFNLNNSIDLSLINNSQNGNYNNGVSEDSECSSTTPINGKKIKKESGLRKMVRKFF; translated from the exons ATGAAGCTCTGTTGTATTTATTGGATTCTTCTCCTTATCTCTTTTACAtcaag ctgtttattatttttaattgttgcatcTGAAAgcacaaatgaaaatttagttaaaaaaattgatgataaatcagtTACTAGTAATGtgacaataattgaaaaattaaataatcatggAGAAAATATTGAggataattttcaatatgaaATTCAACCAGAAATATCAGAGATAACAACAGAAGTACCAAAAAATTCACAG gaaAATGGATATGGATGCTCTGATAATCCAAATGAAAATGAGGAAAATTTATCTTCAAATATTTTCGAAGAGAGTCTTACGCAACAGCCAAATTTATCTCAAGG TATATCCGAGACTGGCCAAGCAGTTGTGCTGACTCTTGTTGATACAGCATCAGCAGAACTTCAAAATTTAGCTGAACcacatttatcatcatcagatgTACATCTAAAAAcagctaaaaatttatcaattacattatcaaattcaattgaaacTAATACAGATACACTAGTCTCACAATTACCTCatacaacatcaacaatttatttatcaaatgaaaatactaataatgatacagatattaaaaataataatttattaaatgaaaatatcattgataaatctaaaaatgatgataaaaattatattaatgataatttaaataatgaaaaaaatataaaaacaacagaaaatatacaaataccatcatcaattgaatttgatgatacaaaatttatcaataataatgatgacaatggtgttggtgttggtggtgttggtaCTGGTGGTAGTGGTAGTGTTATTATTGATGGAATTGTTAATAAAGTTGGTACAGATAATCATGAAGATATACCATCATTTAGTGAATGGGCACAAAAACGTCTTGaagaagctgaaaaaaaaaaaaatcatcaaaatgcatcaatacaaaatacaagtaataattcaaaaaatattggtaatttaaaagttagATCTAAAAATTATGCATCACCAGATTGTGGTGCTAAAATTGTTGCTGTTAATCCAGAATCAAGAAGTGCTAGAAGTGTACTTGTATCAACACGTGATGAATATATGTTAAATACATGTACAACACGTGTATggtttgttgttgaattatgtGAAGCAAtacaagctaaaaaaattgaaattgcaaattttgaattatttagtTCATCACCAAAAGATTTTTCAGTATTTGTTAGTGATCGTTTTACAACACGTGATTGGAGTTTAGTTGGACAATTTACAGCTCAAGATGAACGTGATATACAATCATTTACATTAAAACCACatttatttggtaaatttattaaaattgaattacatTCACATTATGGTAGTGAACATTTTTGTCCAATATCATTATTTCGTGCTTATGGTACATCAGAATTTGAAGTATTAGAAACAGAAACTGAAGTAcaagaaataattgataatgataatattaataatagtaatattgataatgatgatgatgatgatgatgatgaagaaatatttgataataatggtaatgATTCATCAAGAAATTTATTTGGTAGTGCTAGAGATGCTGTTATTAGAATTGTTAAAAAAGCTGCTGGAGTATtagttaaaaatgataatggtgataataaaacatttaatcaaattaataatgataatattaataataatagtagtaatATTAAggtattatttaacaattgtataacaccaaaatataatattatttgtaataattgtacagataatatatttgataaaatttatcaattaataagttgtcgtattaattatttaaatgaaattattaatataccaCTTGTGAATAATACACTTTACAATACTGATGTATGTTATAATTAtggtattaataatacattattaattaataattttgataatacaaaaaaattgttatttttaaaagctatttattcaaatgaatatattatttctttgtgTAATTTATTGGCAATGAAAAACAATGTATTGTTAGTAAATTTaactaatgaaaaaattattgaaaagccTAATGTAACATTGTCattatcagcatcatcatcatcagcatcagcaTCAGCATCGTTGCCATCGTTATCATTGCCAGCGTTGGTTAATAATGTTGATagctcaaataaaattacagaaaGTATAATAACACAAGCAACAATTGATTGTAATACTGAAAAAGATTCTTTAAATTGTCGTCAGTCAACTGTtgcatcattatcatcatcagcatcagcatcatcatcttcGTCATCGTCGTCGTCCTtatcgtcgtcgtcgtcgtcatcAAAAGATTCAAATGTTATACAATCAGATGCATCAGTAGCTGATGTTCCTGATGTAAACACAGGCCTAATAAAAgatagtaaaaatattgaaaatacagcatcaacaataatcattggtacacaaataaaaccatcaaaaacattaactaaaaatgattataaacgTGAATCATCAATTCCAAATTTAGAACCAAGTAAAGATAtagttgatgaaattttacaagataatgtattaacaacaacaccatcacCATTTCCATCAAATTCAGCAAcagtaaatcaaaaaataattgaagagtCAACAATATATGGTACACAAACAGATACAATAACACAATCAACATCACAAATATCATCACAAAATGTTATTGATAccaataattatgataatacaattattgatttaaatattaaatcagaTGATAGTAATCAACAAGTTAaacaagatgataaaaaagaaaaattaaaagataccgatgatagtaatattaattcacatgaaaatttaaatgatgatacattattatctgatttacgtgaatttgaaaatagtgatacattaattaataatccatcaataataacacaacaacaacaacaacaacaacaacaacaacaacaaccaacaGCAAGTACACCACAACAAAAAGAATCAGTTTTTTTAAGATTATCAAATAGAATAAAAGCACTTGAAAGAAATATGTCATTAAGTGGACAATATTTAGAAGAATTAAGTAAACgttataaaaaacaagttgaaGAAATgcaaaaaacatttgaaagaacaacaataacaatgaatgaagaatttaaaaaaaatgaagaaagagataataaaaaaattgatgaaataattatattaaaaaaacaattatcattattaagtgatacaattgaattaattataaatgaacataatagttggagtaataaattatcaacatttgGACAacatattgtatttatatttattgaaataataatacttgtattaataataacatattgtcgtaaaacaaataataattttgatgatattaaaacaaaaaaaataattaaaaatactacaATAAACAGtaataattgtcatttaaatagCAAAGATAAAACAAGAAGAAAAAGTACTGAATCATCAATatgtagtaataataataaagaaataaaaaaacgtcgACCATCAGAAATTGCATCACGTATTAGTGGTAATTATCGTGATTTAATGATTGATACAAATactgaaatgaaaaatgataaaaaaagaaaaaaaaaaagagaatcaTTAATGAGGCTAGGCTCaaatattgaaacaaaaagagataatattgatatttatttaccatCAAGAAGATCATTGTCTGTTGATACACATAATTATcgtgataaaattgatgaacaattatttgaaaaatcagaTTCAGCACCAGATTGTCAACacaatattaatgataattataaaattaatgataatgttaataaaaattttatattaattgatgaaattgatcattcaaataatttgataattgataatttgattGATCAATTTTATGACGATTCAAAAGATactattgatgataatgatgggATTAAAAATACACAACGTGGTttaagtatattaaaaaatacaaaattacgTTCGTCATTTATGAAAACAGCATTGAGATCAAGAAGTAAACGAAATGATAAATCAAgtgataattcaaatttaccatcgtcaaaaaataaattagataaatgGGAAAGTCATTCGAAAAGTTCAATTGGTTCAAGATCTGATCATGATAGtagttcatttaatttaaataattcaattgatttatcattaataaataacagtcaaaatggtaattataataatggtgTTTCTGAAGACTCTGAGTGTTCAAGTACAACAccaattaatggaaaaaaaattaaaaaagaaagtgGACTCAGAAAAATggttagaaaatttttttga
- the LOC122850644 gene encoding uncharacterized protein LOC122850644, with protein MTYTTSINNTLSLLQPNYINHNKFEKLQSTQAKKLSTNFGTIIRAAGKKISSIFTDDEIKVSNIDNYEVSLNSGKVGLVTQEIVKNLILPPTFSVEFNGKSIEPKSNIIKDEVVKAVSFRLGKWNVSLKGDELTFKTRDTDETFILKHAVHVKFHRSPPKLLEDGGFESSPRTLFSDKFITYPAKVISKSEQSGLLEKSFPPVPMTRRVTATEDSIYELTDEPNIFGRMKLKFPMIASLKGAQQKISSENLEDTFIIDYTVDIQANKNKLPGSSKNGIADSKKDITSKVGILRMQLQSGDLFIEANSGQRVFIRHEVNIEIDLDSKVPSILISPGIRRNIYKD; from the exons ATGACGTACACGActagtataaataatacattgtcATTACTTCAACCAAATTATATCAaccataataaatttgaaaaattacagtCTACTCAAG ctaaaaaattatcaactaatTTTGGAACAATCATACGGGCtgctggaaaaaaaatatcctcaATATTTactgatgatgaaattaaagtatcaaatattgataattatgagGTATCACTTAATAGTGGTAAAGTTGGACTAGTAACACAGGAAATAGTGAAAAA tttaATTTTGCCTCCCACATTCAGCGTTGAATTTAACGGAAAATCAATTGAACCTAAAAGCAATATAATTAAAGATGAAGTAGTAAAAGCAGTATCATTTCGGTTAGGCAAATGGAATGTATCACTTAAGGGTGatgaattaacatttaaaacaaGAGATACTGACGAAAC ttttaTATTGAAACATGCAGTTCATGTTAAATTTCACAGAAGCCCACCTAAATTATTGGAGGATGGTGGTTTTGAATCATCTCCAAGAACACttttttctgataaatttataacttatcCTGCTAAAGTAATATCAAAATCAGAACAGTCGGGGCTTTTAGA AAAGTCTTTCCCACCTGTACCCATGACACGTCGGGTGACTGCAACTGAAGACAGTATTTATGAATT aactGATGAACCAAATATATTTGGaagaatgaaattaaaatttccaatGATTGCGTCACTTAAAGGAgctcaacaaaaaatatcgtCAGAAAATCTTGAAGATAC ttttatTATCGATTACACAGTTGACATTCAAGCTAACAAGAATAAATTGCCTGGATCTTCAAAAAATGGAATTGCAGAttcaaaaaaagatataacaTCAAAAGTTGGTATACTTCGAATGCAACTTCAGAGCGGTGATCTATTCATTGAAGCAAACAGTGGACAacg TGTATTCATCAGACATGAAGTCAACATTGAAATTGACTTGGATAGTAAAGTGCCAAGTATTCTTATTAGCCCTGGTATAAGAAGAAACATATATaaagattaa